A single region of the Nicotiana sylvestris chromosome 6, ASM39365v2, whole genome shotgun sequence genome encodes:
- the LOC138870128 gene encoding uncharacterized protein, protein MTTKECDELNEILEHFLGGVKRHFWEGLDEIVHQVPPTEKLFMGGDFNGHIGSTAGGYGEVHGGFDFGERNGGGTSLLDFAKAFGLVIANASFPKREKHLVTFQNVVAKTQIDYLLLMRCDRGLCKDYKVIPDEILATQYRLLVMDVGIMLKRRNRSARGRPRIRWGALTKDKAKEVEGWLSAMRAWRSNGDASTMWLATADCIREAARVVLGVSAGVPSGHKGD, encoded by the exons ATGACTACTAAAGAATGTGATGAACTGAATGAGATCCT GGAGCATTTTCTGGGAGGGGTCAAACGGCACTTCTGGGAGGGATTGGATGAGATTGTGCACCAGGTTCCGCCTACTGAGAAGCTATTCAtgggaggggatttcaatggtcatattgggtcgacCGCAGGTGGTTATGGCGAGGTGCATGGAGGCTTCGATTTTGGGGAGAGGAACGGAGGAGgtacttcgttgttggacttcgCTAAGGCTTTTGGGTTGGTGATTGCGAACGCTAGCTTTCCGAAGAGGGAAaagcatttggttacttttcaaaatgtggtagcgaagactcagattgactatctcctcctcatgAGGTGTGACAGAGGGTTGTGCAAGGATTACAAGGTGATTCCGGATGAGATACTTGCGACGCAGTATAGGCTTTTAGTGATGGACGTTGGTATTATGTTAAAGAGGAGGAATAGGTCCGCTCGAGGAAGACCGAGAATTAGGTGGGGAGCCTTAACTAAGGACAAAGCTAAAGAGGTGGAAGGGTGGTTGTCGGCTATGAGAGCTTGGAGGAGTAATGGTGATGCGAGCACTATGTGGTTAGCGACAGCAGACTGTATAAGAGAGGCTGCGAGAGTGGTGTTAGGGGTCTCGGCGGGCGTCCCTAGTGGGCACAAAGGAGACTAG
- the LOC104230857 gene encoding heptahelical transmembrane protein 1-like produces the protein MTNQEKDQNLDSNRNCYSKKMEKNGIRKKEKYPLISYDELPEYMKDNEYILNYYRANWPLKEAFFSIFRWHNETLNVWTHLIGFILFMVLTIANAEHVSQLADFMTMFIRNFPTSGNANISHSSKAFSQDRHIQMDITLSNRVTNEATWPFYVFLAGAMFCLLSSSICHLFSCHSQKLNLFLVQMDYVGIAVMIITSFFPPMYYIFQCSPHWQIVYLIGITILGICTIITLLFPVFSTGKYRSFRAGLFMSMGCFGLVPAVHALVLNWTDPMRNVTLAYESAMALCYIIGAIFYVSRIPEKWKPGLFDIIGHSHQIFHTFVIFGALAHYGAARIFLDYRTRLGCDKR, from the exons atgacgAATCAAGAAAAAGATCAGAATCTTGATTCAAACAGAAACTGCTACAGCAAAAAGATGGAGAAAAATGgaataagaaaaaaggaaaaataccctTTAATTTCTTATGATGAATTACCAGAATATATGAAGGATAATGAGTATATATTGAATTATTACAGAGCTAATTGGCCTCTCAAAGAAGCTTTTTTCAGTATTTTTCGTTGGCATAATGAAACTCTTAATGTCTGGAC GCATTTGATTGGATTTATTCTGTTTATGGTATTAACCATTGCTAATGCAGAGCATGTATCTCAACTTGCTGATTTTATGACTATGTTTATTCG AAATTTTCCGACGAGTGGAAATGCAAACATCTCTCACAGTTCAAAGGCTTTTTCCCAG GACCGACACATACAAATGGACATCACATTATCAAATAGGGTAACAAATGAAGCAACTTGGCCATTCTATGTGTTCTTAGCTGGTGCAATGTTCTGTCTTCTATCAAGCAGCATTTGTCATCTTTTCTCATGTCACTCACAAAAACTTAACCTTTTCTTAGTCCAAATGGACTATGTTGGAATAGCAGTAATGATCATCACTTCCTTCTTTCCACCAATGTATTACATCTTTCAATGTTCACCACATTGGCAAATTGTTTACCTCATTGGAATCACAATCTTGGGAATTTGCACTATCATAACCTTGCTCTTCCCCGTGTTTTCGACCGGAAAATATCGGTCGTTTCGGGCCGGGCTTTTCATGTCTATGGGTTGTTTTGGTCTGGTACCTGCAGTTCATGCACTTGTGCTGAATTGGACTGATCCTATGAGGAATGTCACACTTGCATATGAATCTGCAATGGCATTGTGTTATATAATAGGGGCTATATTTTATGTTAGCCGAATACCGGAGAAATGGAAGCCAGGATTATTTGATATAATTGGTCATAGTCATCAAATATTTCATACATTTGTTATTTTTGGTGCATTGGCTCACTATGGGGCTGCGAGGATTTTCTTGGACTACAGGACTCGACTGGGATGTGACAAAAGATAG